The Naumovozyma castellii chromosome 4, complete genome genome contains a region encoding:
- the SEC22 gene encoding SNAP receptor SEC22 (ancestral locus Anc_6.62) yields the protein MEQKQKIKTVMSRMTPQSASEATLESGSYEIHYIRKESVFYFVVCEKGYPRNLAFSYLSEIAEEFQHSYGNEVNKTTTRPYAFVNFDSFLQKTKRIYSDKKVQDNLDQLNQELVGVQEIMSKNIEDLLYRGDSLEKMSDLSASLKESSKRYRKSAQKINFDLLISQYAPIVLIAFFTVFLFWWIFLKG from the coding sequence ATGGAACAGAAGCAGAAAATAAAGACGGTGATGTCCAGAATGACCCCACAATCCGCATCAGAAGCCACATTGGAAAGTGGATCTTATGAAATCCATTATATTAGAAAAGAATCtgtattttattttgttgtatGTGAGAAGGGATACCCACGTAATTTGGCATTCTCATATCTAAGTGAGATCgctgaagaatttcaacATTCTTACGGAAACGAAGTTAATAAAACGACAACAAGACCATATGCATTTGTCAATTTCGATTCGTTTTTACAAAAGACCAAGAGAATCTATAGTGATAAGAAGGTTCAAGATAACCTagatcaattgaatcaGGAATTAGTTGGTGTTCAGGAAATTATGTCCAAGAATATTGAAGACCTATTATACAGAGGAGATTCACTAGAAAAAATGAGCGATTTAAGTGCATCACTGAAAGAATCATCCAAGAGATATAGGAAATCGGCACAGAAAATCAATTTCGATCTTCTCATTAGTCAATACGCACCTATTGTCCTGATTGCATTTTTCACTGTATTTTTATTCTGGTGgatttttttgaaaggatga